The Engystomops pustulosus chromosome 9, aEngPut4.maternal, whole genome shotgun sequence genome includes a window with the following:
- the DHX34 gene encoding probable ATP-dependent RNA helicase DHX34 isoform X2, producing MERDRRSDQWDWNNPHTRALLEDLFFGPHGYIKANSEESKEFWSFFERFQRFQSLQKQNRKTDDSAWHEGHRHELIDLPREYDARYRINQSIVLSREVEKILHGHRDKGRKSRDVSAVPKEKLHEFKKAVLHYLDFSQRQSFGKLAKLRKERSNLPIFQYREKIVRMVREHQVVVVAGDTGCGKSTQVPQYLLAAGFGHIACTQPRRIACISLAKRVGFESLNQYGSKVGYQIRFESSRSPATKIVFLTEGLLLRQIQRDAEVPQYQVLIVDEVHERHLHSDFLLGVLRQLLALRKDLKVILMSATINIKLFSGYFDEAPVLQVPGRLFPIQVIYQPIPQEESASKSEKLDPRPYLRVLQGIDHKYPADERGDLLIFLSGVTEISSVQEAVQVYATHTQRWIVLPLHSTLSIAEQDKVFDLAPPGVRKCIISTNIAETSVTIDGVRFVLDSGKVKEMSFDPKAKMQRLQEFWISRASSEQRKGRAGRTGPGVCYRLYAESDYDAFAPYPVPEIQRVALDALVLQMKSMGLGDPRTFPFIEQPPMSSIETAIFYLRDQGALDGSEELTPIGNMLAQLPVDVVIGKMLILGSLFSLVEPILTIAAALSVQSPFVRSATNNPECSTARKPLESDHGDPFTLLNVFNEWIQIKSSRSSNSRKWCRRRGLEEQRLYEMTNLRRQFKGLLKDHGMFSETVTRVVDRYSRQQQHKERKELHQLKREHERSEKRKRKVLKLQDQDVGSSSDEDERSSKDKKDNVDIQDVKFKLRHNVSELRDASGAGEELSTKQLSLLKLIVCHGLYPQLALPDNFNSCRKDSDQVFHTRTKQGIVLHPTSVFSNNPDLLQVENDREEAAPSDSRNKGRSSKHQLVSFVSLLETNKPYLVNCVRLPALQGLLLLARSLDTNADCCRIVCDGWIELNVEDPEGALHLISEAVRVRLAWEKVLRSRLENTSSRRDPDEDDTRRRRREIDELGRRLVDFVRSEVIYSMRRLAVLEAQNLYVGPQTVTDIHNLKGLFSTEEMKPDPVKGGYSVTSFLTYNCLRSDTDFYSDCLRTFWTCPRCGLYMPFTPLERMAHENSCAEEGTSQEAEDQETKVSSVTSLHKTYHCDVCDKDLVLTPTEILKHKRQHLNS from the exons ATGGAGAGAGACCGAAGAAGTGACCAATGGGACTGGAATAACCCGCATACTCGTGCACTGCTAGAAGACTTATTCTTTGGTCCTCATGGTTACATCAAAGCCAATTCAGAAGAAAGCAAAGAGTTTTGGTCCTTTTTTGAACGTTTCCAAAGATTTCAAAGTCTCCAAAAACAAAACCGCAAAACAGATGACAGTGCTTGGCATGAAGGACACAGACATGAGCTCATAGACCTTCCTAGGGAGTATGATGCAAGATATCGGATTAACCAGTCCATTGTTCTGAGCAGAGAAGTTGAAAAAATTCTTCATGGACATCGGGACAAGGGACGGAAATCCAGAGATGTCAGTGCTGTACCCAAGGAGAAGCTACATGAATTTAAGAAAGCTGTTCTTCACTATCTGGACTTTAGCCAAAGGCAGAGTTTTGGGAAGTTGGCCAAGCTACGGAAAGAGAGGTCCAACCTGCCCATCTTCCAGTATAGAGAAAAGATTGTCCGGATGGTCAGAGAACATCAAGTGGTGGTGgtcgcaggagacactggatgtGGGAAGTCTACTCAGGTCCCTCAGTACTTGTTGGCAGCAGGCTTTGGGCATATAGCCTGTACCCAACCTCGAAGAATTGCTTGTATTTCGTTAGCAAAGAGAGTTGGGTTTGAGAGCCTCAACCAGTATGGATCAAAG GTTGGGTACCAGATCCGCTTCGAGAGCAGCCGTTCACCAGCCACAAAAATTGTCTTTCTGACAGAGGGTCTGCTGCTTCGTCAGATCCAGAGAGACGCTGAGGTTCCCCAGTACCAGGTTCTAATAGTAGATGAAGTCCATGAACGACATCTCCACAGCGATTTCCTGCTAGGGGTTTTACGCCAGCTTCTTGCTTTGCGGAAAGATTTGAAGGTCATTCTCATGTCTGCCACCATAAACATCAAGCTCTTCTCTGGATACTTTGACGAGGCTCCAGTCCTCCAGGTCCCAGGGAGACTTTTTCCTATACAG GTCATTTACCAACCAATCCCCCAGGAAGAATCAGCATCAAAGTCCGAGAAGCTGGACCCCAGGCCTTACCTCCGTGTACTACAGGGCATAGATCACAAGTATCCAGCGGATGAGCGGGGAGATCTGCTAATATTTCTCAGTGGAGTGACTGAAATCAGCAGTGTTCAGGAGGCTGTACAGGTATACGCCACCCATACTCAGCGCTGGATTGTGCTGCCACTACACAGTACACTGTCCATTGCAGAACAAGATAAG GTATTTGACTTGGCTCCACCTGGTGTCCGAAAATGTATAATCTCCACCAACATCGCTGAAACCTCTGTGACCATTGATGGTGTAAGATTTGTCCTTGACTCGG GGAAAGTAAAAGAAATGAGTTTCGACCCAAAAGCAAAGATGCAGCGATTGCAGGAGTTCTGGATCAGCCGTGCTAGCTCTGAGCAGAGGAAAGGTCGAGCTGGTCGTACGGGCCCCGGGGTGTGTTACCGCCTCTATGCCGAGTCAGATTATGATGCTTTTGCACCGTATCCTGTGCCAGAAATTCAGCGCGTGGCCTTGGATGCATTAGTATTGCAA ATGAAGAGTATGGGTCTAGGGGATCCGCGCACCTTTCCTTTTATTGAACAGCCTCCCATGTCGAGCATTGAGACAGCCATTTTTTACTTGCGAGACCAAGGAGCATTAGACGGCAGTGAAGAGCTCACACCCATTGGCAATATGCTGGCACAGCTACCAGTGGATGTTGTGATTG GGAAGATGCTGATATTAGGATCTTTATTCAGCCTGGTGGAGCCAATCTTGACCATTGCTGCAGCCCTTAGTGTCCAGTCTCCCTTTGTCCGCAGCGCTACTAACAACCCGGAGTGCTCCACAGCAAGGAAACCCTTGGAGAGCGACCATGGAGACCCCTTCACATTGCTCAATGTTTTCAATGAATGGATACAG ATAAAGTCCAGCCGCTCCAGTAACTCCAGGAAGTGGTGTCGTCGGCGAGGCCTTGAAGAACAAAGATTATACGAGATGACAAACCTACGGCGACAATTCAAA GGtctactaaaggatcatgggatgtTCAGCGAGACAGTGACCCGAGTAGTGGACCGCTACAGCCGCCAACAGCAGCACAAGGAACGCAAGGAACTTCACCAGCTGAAGAGGGAACATGAACGGTCGGAGAAACGCAAGCGAAAAGTGCTCAAGCTCCAGGACCAAGATGTGGGGTCTTCCAGCGATGAAGATGAGAGATCTAGTAAAGACAAGAAGGACAATGTGGACATCCAG GATGTGAAGTTTAAGCTCCGTCACAACGTCAGTGAACTGCGAGATGCTTCTGGTGCTGGAGAGGAGTTGTCCACAAAACAGCTGTCCTTACTGAAACTTATCGTGTGCCACGGCCTGTACCCACAGCTGGCGCTGCCAGACAACTTCAACAGCTGCCGCAAAGATTCTGATCAG GTTTTCCACACGAGGACTAAGCAGGGTATTGTCCTCCACCCAACCTCCGTCTTCTCTAACAATCCCGATCTGCTTCAAGTAGAAAATGACAGAGAAGAGGCTGCGCCAAGTG ACTCCAGGAACAAGGGGCGCAGCAGCAAGCACCAACTCGTGAGTTTTGTCTCGCTTCTGGAGACAAACAAACCATATCTGGTGAACTGTGTCAGATTGCCAGCTCTGCAG GGTCTTCTGCTGTTGGCTCGCTCCCTGGACACTAATGCTGACTGTTGCCGTATCGTGTGTGATGGTTGGATAGAGCTCAATGTGGAAGACCCTGAAGGAGCCCTTCATCTCATCTCTGAGGCTGTCCGGGTGAGACTAGCTTGGGAGAAAGTGCTGCGCTCCCGGCTGGAGAACACTTCAAGTAGGAGGGACCCCGATGAGGATGACACTCGGAGGAGAAGACGGGAGATCGATGAGTTAGGACGGCGGCTTGTGGATTTTGTGCGCTCAGAG GTAATCTACAGTATGAGACGTCTTGCGGTTTTAGAAGCCCAGAACCTTTATGTGGGGCCTCAGACAGTTACTGACATCCACAACTTGAAGGGATTGTTCAGCACGGAGGAGATGAAACCCGATCCTGTAaaaggaggatacagtgtaacaaGCTTCCTGACATATAATTGTCTGCGG AGCGACACAGATTTCTACAGTGACTGCCTGCGCACCTTCTGGACCTGTCCTCGCTGCGGTCTGTACATGCCGTTCACTCCCCTGGAACGTATGGCTCATGAGAACAGCTGCGCTGAAGAGGGAACGTCTCAGG
- the LOC140076912 gene encoding C5a anaphylatoxin chemotactic receptor 1-like, whose product MNYTYDDIYYEDFTFPPSIEENGQNPVLYWFTIFQYILVFIFGVPGNGLVIWITAFEMKHSVNTVWFLNLAVADLLCCLSVPFTIMYIVLGYWPLGVLACKFIPPILLINMYASVLLLTMISIDRCVLVVKPVWCQNKRTLGKAYVACAVTWIVAIILSSPSLVFRNVREHNGRDSCVLDYTLLRHDRQKVEDSVVLCRLLIGFIIPFMVIITCYTVLIHRVKLRFSHNTKAMKVSIVVIIGFFVCWLPYHVVAVILAMNDYSSPLYHTTIKHMDTVNALAFMNSCINPVIYVLIGQDFKNKFKSSVKVILKDVLEDEMTPSVDSNRTNLTSDSKNTDTSL is encoded by the coding sequence ATGAATTACACTTATGATGATATTTACTATGAGGACtttacatttccccccagcaTAGAGGAAAATGGCCAAAATCCAGTCCTTTACTGGTTCACCATATTCCAATACATCCTTGTGTTCATATTTGGTGTTCCTGGAAATGGTTTGGTGATATGGATAACCGCCTTTGAAATGAAACATTCGGTGAACACTGTATGGTTCCTAAATCTGGCAGTGGCCgatctcctgtgctgtctgtctgTGCCATTCACTATCATGTATATCGTCCTGGGATATTGGCCCCTGGGCGTCCTTGCCTGCAAATTTATCCCACCCATATTGTTAATAAACATGTACGCCAGCGtcctcctcctgactatgatcagTATTGATCGGTGCGTCTTGGTGGTGAAACCTGTCTGGTGTCAGAACAAGAGGACTCTGGGAAAGGCGTATGTGGCTTGTGCGGTTACGTGGATCGTGGCCATCATCTTGAGCAGCCCAAGCCTAGTTTTTCGCAATGTGAGAGAACACAATGGAAGAGACAGTTGTGTTCTAGACTATACTCTACTAAGACACGACAGACAGAAGGTAGAAGACTCTGTTGTCCTTTGTCGCCTACTCATCGGGTTTATTATCCCATTTATGGTCATCATTACCTGCTACACTGTCCTGATACACAGGGTGAAGTTACGATTTTCCCATAACACCAAGGCAATGAAGGTTTCCATTGTTGTCATCATTGGGTTTTTTGTGTGTTGGCTTCCTTATCACGTGGTGGCAGTGATCTTAGCTATGAATGATTATAGCTCGCCTTTATATCACACCACAATAAAGCATATGGATACTGTGAATGCCCTGGCGTTCATGAACAGTTGTATCAATCCTGTCATTTATGTGCTAATTGGTCAAGACttcaaaaataaatttaaaagttcAGTCAAGGTCATTCTGAAGGACGTCTTAGAAGAtgaaatgaccccctctgtcgaCTCCAACAGGACAAATCTAACTTCTGATTCAAAGAACACAGATACTTCTCTTTAG
- the DHX34 gene encoding probable ATP-dependent RNA helicase DHX34 isoform X1, which translates to MERDRRSDQWDWNNPHTRALLEDLFFGPHGYIKANSEESKEFWSFFERFQRFQSLQKQNRKTDDSAWHEGHRHELIDLPREYDARYRINQSIVLSREVEKILHGHRDKGRKSRDVSAVPKEKLHEFKKAVLHYLDFSQRQSFGKLAKLRKERSNLPIFQYREKIVRMVREHQVVVVAGDTGCGKSTQVPQYLLAAGFGHIACTQPRRIACISLAKRVGFESLNQYGSKVGYQIRFESSRSPATKIVFLTEGLLLRQIQRDAEVPQYQVLIVDEVHERHLHSDFLLGVLRQLLALRKDLKVILMSATINIKLFSGYFDEAPVLQVPGRLFPIQVIYQPIPQEESASKSEKLDPRPYLRVLQGIDHKYPADERGDLLIFLSGVTEISSVQEAVQVYATHTQRWIVLPLHSTLSIAEQDKVFDLAPPGVRKCIISTNIAETSVTIDGVRFVLDSGKVKEMSFDPKAKMQRLQEFWISRASSEQRKGRAGRTGPGVCYRLYAESDYDAFAPYPVPEIQRVALDALVLQMKSMGLGDPRTFPFIEQPPMSSIETAIFYLRDQGALDGSEELTPIGNMLAQLPVDVVIGKMLILGSLFSLVEPILTIAAALSVQSPFVRSATNNPECSTARKPLESDHGDPFTLLNVFNEWIQIKSSRSSNSRKWCRRRGLEEQRLYEMTNLRRQFKGLLKDHGMFSETVTRVVDRYSRQQQHKERKELHQLKREHERSEKRKRKVLKLQDQDVGSSSDEDERSSKDKKDNVDIQDVKFKLRHNVSELRDASGAGEELSTKQLSLLKLIVCHGLYPQLALPDNFNSCRKDSDQVFHTRTKQGIVLHPTSVFSNNPDLLQVENDREEAAPSDSRNKGRSSKHQLVSFVSLLETNKPYLVNCVRLPALQGLLLLARSLDTNADCCRIVCDGWIELNVEDPEGALHLISEAVRVRLAWEKVLRSRLENTSSRRDPDEDDTRRRRREIDELGRRLVDFVRSEVIYSMRRLAVLEAQNLYVGPQTVTDIHNLKGLFSTEEMKPDPVKGGYSVTSFLTYNCLRSDTDFYSDCLRTFWTCPRCGLYMPFTPLERMAHENSCAEEGTSQAEAEDQETKVSSVTSLHKTYHCDVCDKDLVLTPTEILKHKRQHLNS; encoded by the exons ATGGAGAGAGACCGAAGAAGTGACCAATGGGACTGGAATAACCCGCATACTCGTGCACTGCTAGAAGACTTATTCTTTGGTCCTCATGGTTACATCAAAGCCAATTCAGAAGAAAGCAAAGAGTTTTGGTCCTTTTTTGAACGTTTCCAAAGATTTCAAAGTCTCCAAAAACAAAACCGCAAAACAGATGACAGTGCTTGGCATGAAGGACACAGACATGAGCTCATAGACCTTCCTAGGGAGTATGATGCAAGATATCGGATTAACCAGTCCATTGTTCTGAGCAGAGAAGTTGAAAAAATTCTTCATGGACATCGGGACAAGGGACGGAAATCCAGAGATGTCAGTGCTGTACCCAAGGAGAAGCTACATGAATTTAAGAAAGCTGTTCTTCACTATCTGGACTTTAGCCAAAGGCAGAGTTTTGGGAAGTTGGCCAAGCTACGGAAAGAGAGGTCCAACCTGCCCATCTTCCAGTATAGAGAAAAGATTGTCCGGATGGTCAGAGAACATCAAGTGGTGGTGgtcgcaggagacactggatgtGGGAAGTCTACTCAGGTCCCTCAGTACTTGTTGGCAGCAGGCTTTGGGCATATAGCCTGTACCCAACCTCGAAGAATTGCTTGTATTTCGTTAGCAAAGAGAGTTGGGTTTGAGAGCCTCAACCAGTATGGATCAAAG GTTGGGTACCAGATCCGCTTCGAGAGCAGCCGTTCACCAGCCACAAAAATTGTCTTTCTGACAGAGGGTCTGCTGCTTCGTCAGATCCAGAGAGACGCTGAGGTTCCCCAGTACCAGGTTCTAATAGTAGATGAAGTCCATGAACGACATCTCCACAGCGATTTCCTGCTAGGGGTTTTACGCCAGCTTCTTGCTTTGCGGAAAGATTTGAAGGTCATTCTCATGTCTGCCACCATAAACATCAAGCTCTTCTCTGGATACTTTGACGAGGCTCCAGTCCTCCAGGTCCCAGGGAGACTTTTTCCTATACAG GTCATTTACCAACCAATCCCCCAGGAAGAATCAGCATCAAAGTCCGAGAAGCTGGACCCCAGGCCTTACCTCCGTGTACTACAGGGCATAGATCACAAGTATCCAGCGGATGAGCGGGGAGATCTGCTAATATTTCTCAGTGGAGTGACTGAAATCAGCAGTGTTCAGGAGGCTGTACAGGTATACGCCACCCATACTCAGCGCTGGATTGTGCTGCCACTACACAGTACACTGTCCATTGCAGAACAAGATAAG GTATTTGACTTGGCTCCACCTGGTGTCCGAAAATGTATAATCTCCACCAACATCGCTGAAACCTCTGTGACCATTGATGGTGTAAGATTTGTCCTTGACTCGG GGAAAGTAAAAGAAATGAGTTTCGACCCAAAAGCAAAGATGCAGCGATTGCAGGAGTTCTGGATCAGCCGTGCTAGCTCTGAGCAGAGGAAAGGTCGAGCTGGTCGTACGGGCCCCGGGGTGTGTTACCGCCTCTATGCCGAGTCAGATTATGATGCTTTTGCACCGTATCCTGTGCCAGAAATTCAGCGCGTGGCCTTGGATGCATTAGTATTGCAA ATGAAGAGTATGGGTCTAGGGGATCCGCGCACCTTTCCTTTTATTGAACAGCCTCCCATGTCGAGCATTGAGACAGCCATTTTTTACTTGCGAGACCAAGGAGCATTAGACGGCAGTGAAGAGCTCACACCCATTGGCAATATGCTGGCACAGCTACCAGTGGATGTTGTGATTG GGAAGATGCTGATATTAGGATCTTTATTCAGCCTGGTGGAGCCAATCTTGACCATTGCTGCAGCCCTTAGTGTCCAGTCTCCCTTTGTCCGCAGCGCTACTAACAACCCGGAGTGCTCCACAGCAAGGAAACCCTTGGAGAGCGACCATGGAGACCCCTTCACATTGCTCAATGTTTTCAATGAATGGATACAG ATAAAGTCCAGCCGCTCCAGTAACTCCAGGAAGTGGTGTCGTCGGCGAGGCCTTGAAGAACAAAGATTATACGAGATGACAAACCTACGGCGACAATTCAAA GGtctactaaaggatcatgggatgtTCAGCGAGACAGTGACCCGAGTAGTGGACCGCTACAGCCGCCAACAGCAGCACAAGGAACGCAAGGAACTTCACCAGCTGAAGAGGGAACATGAACGGTCGGAGAAACGCAAGCGAAAAGTGCTCAAGCTCCAGGACCAAGATGTGGGGTCTTCCAGCGATGAAGATGAGAGATCTAGTAAAGACAAGAAGGACAATGTGGACATCCAG GATGTGAAGTTTAAGCTCCGTCACAACGTCAGTGAACTGCGAGATGCTTCTGGTGCTGGAGAGGAGTTGTCCACAAAACAGCTGTCCTTACTGAAACTTATCGTGTGCCACGGCCTGTACCCACAGCTGGCGCTGCCAGACAACTTCAACAGCTGCCGCAAAGATTCTGATCAG GTTTTCCACACGAGGACTAAGCAGGGTATTGTCCTCCACCCAACCTCCGTCTTCTCTAACAATCCCGATCTGCTTCAAGTAGAAAATGACAGAGAAGAGGCTGCGCCAAGTG ACTCCAGGAACAAGGGGCGCAGCAGCAAGCACCAACTCGTGAGTTTTGTCTCGCTTCTGGAGACAAACAAACCATATCTGGTGAACTGTGTCAGATTGCCAGCTCTGCAG GGTCTTCTGCTGTTGGCTCGCTCCCTGGACACTAATGCTGACTGTTGCCGTATCGTGTGTGATGGTTGGATAGAGCTCAATGTGGAAGACCCTGAAGGAGCCCTTCATCTCATCTCTGAGGCTGTCCGGGTGAGACTAGCTTGGGAGAAAGTGCTGCGCTCCCGGCTGGAGAACACTTCAAGTAGGAGGGACCCCGATGAGGATGACACTCGGAGGAGAAGACGGGAGATCGATGAGTTAGGACGGCGGCTTGTGGATTTTGTGCGCTCAGAG GTAATCTACAGTATGAGACGTCTTGCGGTTTTAGAAGCCCAGAACCTTTATGTGGGGCCTCAGACAGTTACTGACATCCACAACTTGAAGGGATTGTTCAGCACGGAGGAGATGAAACCCGATCCTGTAaaaggaggatacagtgtaacaaGCTTCCTGACATATAATTGTCTGCGG AGCGACACAGATTTCTACAGTGACTGCCTGCGCACCTTCTGGACCTGTCCTCGCTGCGGTCTGTACATGCCGTTCACTCCCCTGGAACGTATGGCTCATGAGAACAGCTGCGCTGAAGAGGGAACGTCTCAGG